Proteins encoded by one window of Hyphomicrobium nitrativorans NL23:
- a CDS encoding HlyC/CorC family transporter — MMLIFAAVLFLLLLSALLSASEAVFTGACRARLHALDSENGERARAVDRLLEKPERIVGTVLFANTLVRILAAALMTALFVRLYGPAGIFYAAVAMTLAIVIFTDVLPKTYALAYPERTARLVAPFMRVTVAALGPVTNAIAFLVRQALKLTPNRLDDEANILAAHREIRGAIELQTLEGAVARTDAHMLGGVLDLGELEVSDIMVHRTKMQTFDVADAPRDIIAEVLHSQYTRVPIWKDEPENIVGVLNTKDLLGALAQVGWDVEKIDITGIAATPWFVPDTTSLKDQLNQFLKKKAQMALVVDEYGDVQGLVTLEDILEEIVGQITDEHDATEVHIRPQADGTVNVDGTVPIRDLNRHMDWDLPDDEATTIAGLVVHEAQLIPEPGQVFTFHGYRMEILRRARNKITAVRIQRLAEGGRQTLSRAAARPAVRTNI, encoded by the coding sequence ATGATGCTGATCTTTGCGGCCGTCCTGTTCCTGTTGCTCCTATCGGCACTTCTGTCGGCATCGGAAGCCGTATTCACCGGCGCGTGCCGCGCGCGTCTGCACGCCCTCGATTCCGAGAACGGCGAACGTGCGCGCGCCGTCGACAGGCTGCTCGAAAAGCCGGAGCGTATCGTCGGTACGGTTCTCTTCGCCAACACACTGGTGAGGATTTTGGCTGCCGCTCTAATGACGGCGCTGTTCGTTCGGCTGTATGGTCCGGCGGGCATTTTCTACGCAGCCGTCGCGATGACGTTGGCGATCGTGATCTTCACGGACGTTCTGCCCAAGACCTACGCACTGGCCTATCCCGAGCGCACGGCCCGGCTGGTTGCGCCGTTCATGCGCGTGACGGTTGCCGCGCTCGGTCCGGTCACGAATGCGATTGCGTTTCTCGTGCGCCAGGCGCTGAAGCTTACGCCGAACAGGCTGGACGACGAGGCCAACATTCTCGCGGCCCACCGCGAGATCCGCGGCGCCATCGAACTCCAGACCCTGGAAGGTGCCGTCGCACGCACGGACGCACACATGCTGGGCGGCGTGCTGGACCTCGGCGAGCTCGAAGTTTCCGACATCATGGTCCACCGCACCAAGATGCAGACCTTCGACGTGGCGGATGCGCCGCGCGACATCATCGCCGAGGTGCTGCATTCTCAATATACGCGCGTCCCCATCTGGAAGGACGAGCCGGAAAACATCGTCGGCGTGCTGAACACAAAGGATCTGCTCGGCGCATTGGCGCAGGTCGGCTGGGACGTCGAAAAGATCGATATTACGGGCATCGCCGCGACGCCCTGGTTCGTGCCGGACACGACCTCGCTGAAGGACCAGCTCAATCAGTTCCTGAAGAAAAAGGCGCAGATGGCGCTCGTGGTCGACGAGTATGGCGATGTGCAGGGATTGGTGACGCTTGAGGACATCCTCGAAGAGATCGTGGGCCAGATCACGGACGAGCACGACGCGACAGAGGTCCACATTCGTCCGCAGGCCGACGGCACCGTCAATGTGGACGGCACCGTGCCGATCCGCGACTTGAACCGTCACATGGATTGGGATCTGCCCGACGACGAGGCGACAACCATCGCCGGCCTCGTCGTGCACGAGGCGCAGTTGATTCCAGAGCCAGGCCAGGTGTTCACGTTCCACGGCTACCGGATGGAGATCCTGCGCCGCGCCCGCAACAAGATCACGGCCGTGCGCATCCAGCGGCTCGCGGAGGGCGGACGGCAAACGCTTTCGCGTGCTGCTGCGCGCCCGGCGGTGCGAACGAATATTTAA
- a CDS encoding shikimate kinase, producing MQQEKDIVETVRTALGTRSLVLVGLMGCGKSSIGRRLATRLGLPFIDADEEIERVAHKSISEIFADHGEAFFRDREAKVIARLLSAGPQVLATGGGAFMTEETRAQIRDAGISVWLRAELPVLMRRVGKRDTRPLLKDTDPEAVMRRLMDARYPVYAEADITVESRDVPHEAIVSEIVNALTQHPALAQTPPI from the coding sequence ATGCAGCAGGAAAAGGACATCGTCGAAACGGTGCGGACGGCGCTCGGGACGCGCTCGCTCGTGCTGGTCGGCCTCATGGGCTGCGGGAAGTCGTCCATCGGCCGGCGGCTGGCAACCCGGCTCGGTCTCCCGTTCATCGACGCCGACGAGGAAATCGAGCGGGTGGCGCACAAGTCCATCAGCGAGATCTTCGCCGACCACGGCGAAGCGTTTTTCCGCGACCGGGAGGCAAAGGTAATTGCCCGCCTGCTTTCGGCTGGCCCTCAGGTGCTGGCCACGGGCGGCGGGGCCTTCATGACGGAGGAGACGCGCGCGCAAATCCGCGATGCGGGAATTTCGGTCTGGCTGCGCGCAGAGCTTCCCGTGCTCATGCGCCGCGTCGGCAAGCGTGACACGCGCCCGCTGCTCAAGGATACGGACCCCGAGGCGGTAATGCGCCGTCTGATGGACGCCCGCTATCCCGTTTATGCGGAAGCCGACATCACCGTCGAGAGCCGCGATGTGCCCCACGAAGCCATTGTGAGCGAGATCGTGAACGCTCTGACGCAGCACCCGGCATTGGCGCAAACGCCCCCGATCTGA
- a CDS encoding site-specific tyrosine recombinase XerD: protein MSSGDDGSNGDDRRHITAFLEMMAAEKGAAANTLDAYRRDLDDYLRFLSGQDLSVVSAARADIVRYLHELSADGLKPASRARRLSAVRQLYKFLEAESVVAESPVTGVEQPAKRRTLPKTLSVDEVDRLIETAARAADGLKARDLVRALRHHCLLEMLYATGMRVSELVSLPRAVLKADPRLIAIRGKGGRERLVPLNAGARAALDRYLSLGSAPDDGVAPMIATRYLFPSRGGAGHLTRQRFAQDLKDTAARAGLDPERVSPHVLRHAFASHLLERGADLRAVQSLLGHADISTTEIYTHVLEERLKRLVTEHHPLAKKAP from the coding sequence ATGTCCAGCGGCGACGACGGCTCTAATGGCGACGACCGGCGGCACATTACGGCATTTCTCGAAATGATGGCGGCAGAGAAGGGCGCGGCCGCCAACACGCTCGATGCCTATCGCCGCGATCTGGACGACTACCTGCGTTTTCTTTCCGGACAGGACCTTTCCGTCGTCAGCGCGGCGCGGGCAGACATTGTGCGCTATCTGCATGAGCTCTCTGCGGATGGGCTCAAGCCTGCCTCCCGGGCGCGGCGGCTCTCGGCCGTACGCCAGCTCTACAAGTTTCTGGAAGCCGAAAGCGTCGTCGCCGAAAGCCCGGTGACGGGTGTCGAGCAGCCAGCGAAAAGACGCACGCTGCCGAAGACGCTATCCGTCGACGAGGTGGACCGACTGATCGAAACTGCGGCGCGCGCTGCCGACGGGCTCAAGGCGCGCGATCTCGTCCGGGCTCTGCGTCACCACTGTTTGCTCGAAATGCTCTATGCCACGGGCATGCGCGTCTCCGAGCTGGTCTCGCTGCCGCGCGCCGTGCTCAAGGCCGATCCCCGGCTGATCGCCATCCGCGGCAAGGGCGGGCGCGAGCGTCTCGTGCCGCTCAACGCGGGGGCGCGCGCCGCGCTCGATCGCTATCTCTCGCTCGGCTCCGCACCCGACGACGGCGTCGCGCCGATGATCGCGACGCGCTATCTGTTCCCCTCTCGCGGCGGGGCCGGGCACCTGACGCGGCAGCGCTTCGCCCAGGACCTCAAGGACACGGCCGCGCGGGCCGGGCTCGATCCCGAGCGCGTCTCTCCGCATGTGCTACGCCACGCGTTCGCCAGTCATCTCCTGGAACGCGGTGCGGACTTGCGCGCGGTGCAGAGCCTGCTCGGGCACGCCGATATCTCGACCACGGAAATCTACACGCACGTGCTCGAAGAACGTCTCAAGCGGCTGGTGACGGAGCATCATCCGCTCGCGAAGAAGGCGCCTTGA
- a CDS encoding acetyl-CoA carboxylase carboxyltransferase subunit alpha, with amino-acid sequence MEPTQSERPVAVRTYLDFEKPIAELESKVTELKTLESGEGVSISEEIKKLEQKAKAALVDTYAKLTPWQKTQVARHPDRPHTLDYITALIDDFTPLAGDRYFSEDEAVMGGLGRFRGKPVVVIGHEKGSDTEGRIRHNFGMARPEGYRKAVRLMDMADRFNLPVITLVDTAGAYPGIGAEERGQAEAIARSTDKCLELGVPIIAVVIGEGGSGGAVAIATANRILMLEHSIYTVASPEAAASILWRDSAKAIDAATNMKITAQDLDTLGVIDVIVREPVGGAHRDRALAIQTASDAIAKALAEFEGKSPTEIRRLRHERFLSIGRQL; translated from the coding sequence TTGGAACCTACGCAGTCCGAACGCCCCGTTGCCGTCCGCACCTACCTGGATTTCGAGAAGCCCATCGCGGAACTCGAAAGCAAGGTGACGGAGCTCAAGACCCTCGAAAGCGGCGAAGGCGTCTCCATATCGGAGGAAATCAAGAAGCTTGAGCAAAAGGCCAAGGCTGCGCTCGTCGATACGTACGCCAAACTCACGCCTTGGCAGAAGACGCAGGTCGCCCGCCATCCCGACCGGCCGCACACGCTCGATTACATCACCGCCCTGATCGACGATTTCACGCCGCTCGCGGGAGACCGCTATTTCTCCGAGGACGAGGCCGTGATGGGCGGGCTCGGACGCTTCCGCGGAAAGCCTGTCGTCGTTATCGGCCACGAGAAGGGCTCGGATACCGAGGGGCGCATCCGGCACAACTTCGGCATGGCCAGGCCCGAGGGATACCGCAAGGCGGTCCGTCTCATGGATATGGCGGACAGGTTCAACCTGCCCGTGATCACGCTCGTGGATACGGCCGGCGCCTATCCCGGCATCGGCGCGGAAGAGCGCGGGCAGGCGGAGGCCATCGCACGCTCCACCGACAAGTGCCTGGAACTCGGCGTGCCGATCATCGCCGTCGTCATCGGCGAGGGCGGTTCGGGGGGCGCTGTCGCCATTGCCACCGCCAACCGGATCCTCATGCTGGAACATTCGATCTACACGGTCGCCTCGCCCGAGGCTGCGGCCTCCATTCTGTGGCGCGACTCCGCCAAGGCCATTGACGCGGCCACCAACATGAAAATCACGGCGCAGGACCTCGATACGCTGGGTGTCATCGATGTCATCGTGCGCGAGCCTGTGGGCGGTGCGCATCGCGACCGGGCGCTGGCCATTCAGACCGCGAGCGATGCCATCGCCAAGGCGCTGGCGGAATTCGAGGGTAAATCGCCCACCGAGATCCGGCGCCTGCGGCATGAGCGCTTCCTTTCCATCGGCCGGCAGTTGTAG
- a CDS encoding L,D-transpeptidase family protein has protein sequence MRLSVLNRSEGFPRGLRRLAPKLVAGLCAAFLAACSSMPEILHHSENPLSPETVALIGQKGMQPGAPIFVRIFKEESELEVWKMRDDSRYYHFKTYPICNWSGELGPKLKEGDKQAPEGFYTVSQTQLNPNSKYYLAFNLGFPNAYDRAHGRTGQALMVHGDCKSAGCYAMTDALAEEIYALARDSLRGGQESFEVHAYPFRMTQEKLDRFKKHRWYGFWRTMKEGYDFFEVNRVPPAIAVCERRYVVNALYEPGVQLDPAGACPRFKRPQLAPFSPRPAEWQLANERLTMPGPRTRVAREVAADATRAQSIFATTTGSLGESRGMPPGASALGFVPP, from the coding sequence GTGCGTTTAAGCGTCCTCAATCGCAGTGAAGGTTTTCCGCGCGGGCTCAGGCGGCTCGCGCCAAAGCTCGTGGCTGGGCTTTGCGCCGCTTTCCTTGCTGCGTGCTCGTCGATGCCCGAGATCCTCCATCATTCCGAGAACCCGCTTTCGCCCGAGACGGTGGCCCTCATCGGCCAGAAGGGCATGCAGCCCGGCGCGCCGATCTTCGTCCGCATCTTCAAGGAGGAATCCGAACTCGAAGTCTGGAAGATGCGCGACGACAGCCGCTACTATCACTTCAAGACTTACCCGATCTGCAATTGGTCGGGCGAACTCGGGCCCAAGCTCAAGGAAGGCGACAAGCAGGCGCCGGAGGGCTTCTATACGGTCTCGCAGACCCAGCTAAACCCGAACTCGAAATACTACCTCGCCTTCAACCTCGGCTTCCCCAACGCCTACGATCGTGCACACGGCCGCACGGGGCAGGCGCTCATGGTGCACGGCGACTGCAAGTCGGCCGGCTGCTATGCGATGACGGATGCTCTCGCGGAAGAAATCTATGCGCTCGCGCGCGACTCGCTGCGCGGCGGGCAGGAGAGCTTCGAGGTGCACGCCTATCCGTTCCGGATGACGCAGGAGAAGCTCGACCGCTTCAAGAAGCATCGCTGGTACGGCTTCTGGCGCACGATGAAGGAAGGCTACGATTTCTTCGAGGTGAACCGCGTGCCGCCGGCAATCGCGGTGTGCGAGCGTCGCTACGTCGTGAATGCGCTTTACGAGCCCGGCGTGCAGCTCGATCCGGCTGGGGCCTGTCCGCGCTTCAAGCGGCCGCAGCTCGCGCCGTTCTCGCCGCGCCCCGCCGAGTGGCAGCTTGCCAACGAGCGCTTGACGATGCCGGGCCCGCGCACGCGCGTGGCGAGAGAGGTTGCCGCTGACGCGACACGCGCTCAGTCGATTTTTGCAACCACGACCGGCTCGCTCGGCGAGTCTCGCGGGATGCCGCCGGGCGCGTCCGCTCTCGGCTTCGTTCCCCCATAG
- a CDS encoding L,D-transpeptidase family protein has protein sequence MGETPKSDPATSADAASPPKRRTSRVLRGFYALFRLGVLALVAVVISGAVFALVRPVEAERLWIAFQRHVRMEFAAFGMALPGTPDLADLHGRLAAHGLALGNPIFMRIFKREFELELWMMRDGRFHRFATYPICKWSGELGPKLREGDRQAPEGFYTVDQTALNPNSAWHRSFNLGYPNTFDQSHGRTGSFLMVHGGCGSIGCYAMTDPVIDEIWRIVTAALRGGQPRFQVQVFPFRMTERNLARHEASPLAPFWANLKAGSDLFEAGHIPPRVSVCDRKYAFEAGQEGYDGSGLVSAGCPGARSVFPSP, from the coding sequence GTGGGCGAGACACCCAAGTCCGATCCGGCAACCTCAGCCGACGCCGCATCGCCGCCCAAACGGCGCACGTCGCGCGTCTTGCGGGGTTTTTATGCGCTCTTCCGCCTCGGCGTTCTCGCGCTTGTCGCCGTCGTCATTTCGGGCGCGGTGTTCGCGCTCGTTCGCCCCGTCGAGGCCGAGCGGCTGTGGATCGCCTTCCAGCGTCACGTTCGGATGGAGTTCGCGGCTTTCGGCATGGCGCTTCCCGGCACGCCGGATCTCGCCGATCTCCACGGCCGTCTCGCCGCGCACGGGCTCGCGCTCGGCAATCCGATCTTCATGCGCATCTTCAAGCGCGAGTTCGAGCTCGAACTCTGGATGATGCGCGACGGCCGGTTTCACCGCTTCGCCACATATCCGATTTGCAAATGGTCCGGAGAACTCGGGCCGAAGCTGCGCGAGGGCGACCGGCAGGCGCCCGAGGGCTTCTATACCGTCGATCAGACGGCGCTCAATCCAAACAGCGCCTGGCATCGCTCGTTCAACCTTGGGTATCCGAACACCTTCGATCAGTCACACGGCCGCACCGGCTCGTTCCTGATGGTGCATGGCGGCTGCGGCTCCATCGGCTGCTATGCGATGACCGACCCCGTAATCGACGAGATCTGGCGGATCGTCACGGCTGCGCTCAGAGGCGGGCAGCCGCGCTTTCAGGTGCAGGTCTTCCCCTTCCGCATGACGGAACGGAACCTCGCGCGTCACGAGGCTTCGCCGCTCGCACCCTTCTGGGCAAACCTCAAGGCCGGTTCCGATCTGTTCGAGGCAGGTCACATCCCGCCGCGGGTGAGCGTCTGCGACCGGAAATATGCCTTCGAGGCGGGGCAAGAGGGCTACGACGGCAGCGGCCTCGTCTCAGCGGGGTGCCCAGGAGCCCGCTCCGTCTTTCCATCGCCCTGA
- a CDS encoding L,D-transpeptidase family protein has protein sequence MSGVRPEWWRFAAVLALCAGLFAVRDAAHAISIELKDVAPDRIERQRAHEAGQLALPDTPDVSRLEARLEEAGVKSGSPILMRVFKASSELELWIEKDRRFVLFATYPICHWSGTLGPKLQEGDKQTPEGFYTITQRQTRHLGRWRSAINLGFPNAFDRAQNRNGSFILMHGGCSSVGCFAMTDPVMREIHDLTRAAIERGQRHVPVHVFPFRMTERALAEHAGHAWHPFWTTLKAGYDSFERTRRPPRISVCKRDYYIEDAGTETALAAPPQSRRDRSRNRNRFRNDAGGPGSIRVACPKPVVAEADVKANDHIKTGEAKPADAQLATQ, from the coding sequence ATGTCTGGCGTTCGGCCGGAATGGTGGCGATTTGCGGCTGTGCTGGCGCTTTGCGCCGGCCTTTTTGCGGTTCGCGACGCCGCCCACGCCATCAGCATCGAACTCAAGGACGTGGCGCCGGATCGCATCGAGCGCCAGAGAGCCCACGAGGCGGGACAGCTTGCCCTTCCCGATACGCCCGACGTGAGCCGCCTTGAAGCGCGCCTCGAAGAGGCCGGCGTCAAGAGCGGCTCGCCGATCCTGATGCGCGTGTTCAAGGCGTCGAGCGAACTCGAACTCTGGATCGAGAAGGATCGTCGATTCGTTCTGTTCGCGACCTATCCCATCTGCCACTGGTCAGGCACGCTCGGCCCCAAGCTCCAGGAGGGCGACAAGCAGACGCCGGAGGGCTTCTACACGATCACCCAGCGGCAGACACGCCATCTCGGCCGCTGGCGTAGCGCCATCAACCTCGGCTTTCCCAACGCGTTCGACCGCGCGCAGAACCGCAACGGCTCCTTTATTCTGATGCATGGCGGGTGCTCATCCGTCGGATGCTTCGCCATGACGGATCCCGTCATGCGCGAGATCCACGACCTGACGAGAGCGGCCATCGAGCGAGGGCAGCGGCATGTGCCGGTTCACGTGTTTCCGTTCCGCATGACGGAGCGCGCGCTCGCCGAGCACGCCGGCCACGCGTGGCATCCGTTCTGGACGACGCTGAAGGCCGGCTACGATTCCTTCGAGCGCACGCGGCGGCCGCCGCGCATCAGCGTGTGCAAGCGCGATTACTATATCGAGGATGCGGGCACGGAGACGGCGCTTGCGGCGCCTCCGCAGAGCCGGCGCGACCGCAGCCGAAACCGCAACAGGTTCCGCAACGATGCCGGCGGTCCAGGATCGATCCGCGTGGCGTGTCCGAAGCCGGTCGTGGCCGAGGCGGACGTGAAAGCGAACGATCACATCAAGACGGGCGAAGCGAAGCCCGCCGACGCACAGCTCGCGACGCAGTAG
- a CDS encoding putative bifunctional diguanylate cyclase/phosphodiesterase: MHARAQGRRRLEQDLRIAIESDGLDVHYQPLVSLSTGRIVAAEALVRWHHGERGVVPPLEFIPLAEEAGLIWQLGRSVLRRACRDATAWPADVSVAVNLSPMQFRCGNVFELVKETLDETGLAPDRLEVEITESLFLERSNVVLDALADLRQLGVCIAMDDFGTGYSALGYLTSFPFDKIKIDRSFVSGIETHVEKQAVVRAIVGLGETLGKKTVAEGIETADELACLRMIGCEQGQGYLFSKARPQEALLPFIGKRKPRRVA; encoded by the coding sequence ATGCACGCCCGCGCACAGGGGCGGCGGCGCCTGGAGCAGGATTTGCGGATTGCCATCGAGAGCGATGGCCTCGATGTGCATTATCAGCCGCTGGTCTCGCTTTCGACCGGCCGCATCGTCGCCGCCGAGGCGCTCGTGCGCTGGCATCACGGCGAGCGCGGCGTCGTCCCTCCGCTGGAGTTCATTCCGCTGGCCGAGGAAGCCGGTCTCATCTGGCAACTCGGCCGCAGCGTGTTGCGCCGCGCATGCCGCGATGCGACGGCTTGGCCCGCGGATGTGAGCGTGGCCGTCAATCTCTCGCCGATGCAGTTCCGCTGCGGAAACGTATTCGAACTGGTGAAGGAAACGCTCGACGAGACGGGCCTCGCGCCGGACCGTCTTGAAGTCGAAATCACCGAATCTCTCTTTCTTGAGAGGTCGAACGTCGTTCTCGACGCCTTGGCCGACCTGCGCCAGCTCGGCGTGTGCATTGCCATGGACGATTTCGGCACCGGCTATTCGGCACTCGGCTACCTGACGAGCTTCCCCTTCGACAAGATTAAGATCGACCGCTCCTTCGTGTCCGGCATCGAGACCCACGTCGAGAAGCAGGCGGTGGTGCGCGCGATCGTGGGCCTTGGCGAGACGCTCGGTAAGAAAACCGTCGCCGAAGGGATCGAGACGGCCGACGAGTTGGCGTGCCTGCGCATGATCGGCTGCGAACAGGGCCAAGGGTATCTGTTCAGCAAGGCGCGCCCGCAGGAAGCGCTGCTGCCCTTCATCGGCAAGCGCAAACCGCGTCGCGTCGCCTGA